catgtCTTGGAAACTGAATAAAGTACATTTGTCCATACAACAGGATGTTCATGATATTAAAAGAGAATATAACAAAATGATAGCTtcctatttttgcttttaaaaactatgtgtgaatgcctggagagacggctcagtagttaagaacactccttgctcctccagaggaccccgtttgattcccagcacctacatagtggctcacaatgatctgcaactctagttccaggggatcttatgctgttttctgacctctgtggccaCTAGACACACGTAtggtaggcacacatgcaggcaaaacactcatacacataaaacaagtaattttttaaaattaagaaaagattaaaaaaaaaaactatacgtATGTGCCGAGGACATTGCTCAGTGGTAAGGGGCTTGCTTGGCATCTGTGGGCCAGGTTCATGCCCcaaagaagaatgaataaaaactaTGTACTGGGTGCTGGCAGATTACATGTGTAAAATGAAGGCATTTAATTCCAAAATAATTTCTAACCCTATTCCTGAGTAGTGAGGAGATGGCTCCGGAAATTTCTTCCTTGAGAAGAGATAACGAGACTTGTAAAAATGAGTATTAGTGGAAACTCACACTGGCCTTTATTGAAACCTGATGCCTTTGCTTAGACCAGCTGAGGCCCAATTGCTTTTCATCCAACTAGAGAAATGTTTCCATAGAAACTAGCAGTGACGGCTTGTTGTGCATGGCAGGGTGGAGGGCAGTGTTTCTGCTCTGATCCTGAGAGAATAAGCTGCTAACCAAGGGGGCTGAGACATACGGGCTCACGCAGCGCTGTGCCTCCTTTACAGAAGCTCTGAAAGTGAAGAGGCCCCGTTTTGATGTGTCGCTGGTGTACTTAACTCGAAAGTTTATGGATCTTGTTAGATCTGCCCCTGGGGGCATTCTTGACTTAAACAAGGTTGCCACAAAACTGGGAGTCCGAAAAAGGCGAGTGTATGACATCACCAACGTCTTGGATGGCATCGAGCTGGTGGAAAAGAAATCCAAGAACCACATTCGGTGGATGTGAGTTGATGTCCTCATcccctggcccctccccttctctgtagGTGGTAGTTCCGTCCAGCTGCAGCAGTGTTTGCTGTACAGAATGAAGCTCTTACGGTTCTTAGGCAAAGCGTTGATTCCTTAAGGTTCTCTTGTTACCTCACAGTGTCCTTAAATGTGTGCGACTGCTCAGGGCCAAATGGGAACATGAGGTGCAGAATACCATTCACATGGTATGGAAACCTTAAATGGGAGAAGGTGGCTAACTagttaattttccttttaatgtggtggcacacacctgtaacacacagccgggaagcaaaggcaggcagatctctgtaagttcaaggtcagcctggtctacaaagcaagtccagggcaggcaagggtatatagagaaaccctgtccccaaaaactaaaaaaataaaaataaaaatgaaacatctgATAATAGaggggatttttaaaatgtatttccatAGTGCGAATTAATAACTGAAGGCATGATTCTCATGGAGCAGCATAACAAGCCGCCAGCAGCCTAGGCTACTGGGTTGCAGTTGGGTCTTTCTGGGGAGGAGCAGGCACCTGCGTTCTCAGTGAGTATACTGAGTGATTGTGATGCCGGTAGGCTGACACGCTGCCCTGAGTTGTAAAAAGAGATGCAGTGTCCAAAAGGCCTGAAgataaaacatgcacacacagaaaaaaagaaaaaaagctgtaaACTGAGGAAAAAGAATTCCAGTATTTGAATACATCTGAGGTACTGTAGGCAGGTGTAAAGCCCAAACAAAGTTCATCAGATGACTAAATGACTGTTAGAAGGAAGGGGTTTGTGAAAAGCACTGGTTTAGGACAAAATACAGGCAATTCTGACGGAATGTCAGTCGTttagatcccagcactggggaggcagagacaggtggctctctgtgagttcaagggcagccaagactacacagagataccctgtcccAAGAACAGAACGGGCAGTGTGAAAGGAAACACAGACATGAAGTTCTAGCAAGCACTCTGGCTTGGCCAGCTCTCCCTCCACAGACAGCCTTGCTCCCTCCTGGCAGCTGATGACCGTGTTACCTCCTTCTGTAGAGGATCCGACCTGAATGACTTTGGAGCCGTGCCCAAGCAGAAGAAGCTGCAGGCCGAGCTCTCCGACCTGACGGTGATGGAAGACGCCTTGGACAAGTTGATTAAAGATTGTGCTCAGCAACTGTTGGAGTTAACAgatgacaaagaaaatgaaagatatcCTTCCATCCGTGCTTTTTTAGAATTTCTGCTTCCAGAGTAGATAATGTGTTAGGGAGAGCTTGGGGCTTTAATTCACACACTCAGGATATATAAGACTAGGTGCTAAGAAGTTAGAGTAAATCAGGTTTGGTGCTGTAACCTCGGGCACACATAAGCAATCCTGTTGGCCGTAGCTTCTTTGTGCACCTCGGTCAAGCCAGCATGATGACAGCTGGCAGTGACAAGCCCAGTCTGCCGTTGCTCCTTAAATTAaggagtgttttttgtttttgtttttctgtagtttctgtcCTGGATggtaaaataaatgtttgccaGCTTTTGTGAAAATCCGGTTTCCCCTAATCTGCGGGCTACTTTATTTCTGAAGCAGAATACACTGCCACTGAATTTGTGTCTGCACTCACCACTCCATGCAGAAGTGAAACAGGAACCGAGAAAGGCCGGTCCTCTGCACCTGCCTCTCCTGGGCCCCCACACTGTCCTGCTGTTTGTGACATTCAGTGCTCTCTGTGTTTCTGGTAATTTTGAGCTGGCCCTCGGTTCCTGCTCCCTTCACTCTCTAGGGCAGTCAAATCCTGTTACCACAGGACAGGTCTTAGAGAATCAGAGCCAAGGCTCGCAGTGCCACAACCAGCCAGAGCAACTGGATCGAGTGACGTGTCTGGCAACACGATAGAAGGAGTTGGAAGGAGGCATTCAGTGATAGAAATGCCCAGACAGGGAGACGGCAAGTGCATGACAGCGTTAAGAGCCTGCTGCGAGGTCTTCTGTTACGTAGACCTGGTTTTCCCTGCCTTCTGGGGGATTTTTGTCCAAACCCTGAGTGCTGTGCTCAGTTCTCATAGAAAGAGCTAACACTTAACACTACCGGTAAGTGAGAATTTACACCTAATGGCCTACAGGTGGGGATTTGAAGATGAAGTCAGCTATGATCTAAGAATATTAAGTGAAAATTCTAGAATTTGTCTTAAAATAACTTTCAGTATGCTGTATGTTGCAATTGCACTCTTATTATCGATTTCTTGCTGTGTCTAATTTATAAATTCAGCCGTGCTGTAGAACTGTGTGTAGGGAAATGTGTATATGTAGGGTTTGGTATTGGTTTGTGTCTTTGGCCATCCACTGGAGATTTAGGGCATCCACATCCCCCTCCAAAGCCCCTGCACCCCAAGGACAAGGGGATAGCTACCTTCATAGGTTGTGATGATGTTCAGgccttattaatatttttctccaGAAATTGCCATAATCAGTATTTGGCTTAAAGGAATTCTTTGAATTACAAATATTATAAAACACCCTAAAAATCTTAAGAattctttttgaaataataattatcatgttttgttttttcttttattaaatatacagtgttttgcctgcatgtacacctgcacgccagaagagggcaccagatctcagtggagatggttgtgagccaccatgtggctgctgggaattgaagccaggacctttgggaaagcagctagtgctcttaacctctgagccatccgccatttctccagcccccttgttttgttttctctcactgCTTCCCTTCGTTGTAAGGTTGCATCCCATAAAACCTAAGCTACTCTAGCACCTGCATTCATGCAAGAGGTGGTGATCTGGTCGTGTGTGGTACcaaactcaagaggcagagaaaggcaagtctctgagttcaaggctagcctagtctgtATGGCTAGCTCTAGGCCGGCCAGTGCTAAAtagtgagactttgcctcaagaaacaaacaaacaaaaacccagagggGCAGGGTTTGGGCTGGTAATCTTCCCGTTTTGTCAGATCCTTGACCAAGTCTCACACTTGCGTACGTAACCTATCAGGATATCCACAGCATTCAGGCTTTCCATGAGCAGATCGTCATTGCGGTGAAGGCTCCAGAGGAAACCAGACTGGATGTTCCAGCTCCCAGAGAAGTAGGTAGTGCTGCGTGCAGAAAGGAGGATGTGGGTTAGCGGCCGTGTCTGTGACCACTACAGCCACTTGTCACCTGTGTGCTTGTCAAGCTGTGTACCTGTTAGCTTAATGGTGAGTGAGGCAGTCCTTGTAACCTTCTCGGAGTTGAGACGGGCaagcacagagagacaggaacGGTTCAGGAGCCCACAAGGCACCCAGCAGGACCAGGCACTCGGCGGAGTTTGGCTTGCAAGCCCTCTCAGCCGTGCTGCTGTTCGGTCTGGCTGCAGAAGTCTCGGTCTTCAAGTTCCAAAAGCATTAACTTAGTTCAAGAGCTTCAGTGAACTCGCCCGAGACCAAAAATGAGCTAGAATACCAACTTACAGACACACAGCCTCTGTGTGAGATCAGCCTTCCTGTCCACTGCCAGCTACTTCAGGAAAGTTTGTGTTAAGAGTAATTGTCACCAGAAGGCCACTTGGTGGGGATAGGGCAGAACCAAAGCCAGTGTCCCTTCTTGGCACAGACCATGGTGTTCTGACAGCCAGGTAGCCCCCAGGCTGCCCATAGccagcccttcctttcttttgtcccCAACGGCACACTGTCCAAGGAGACCATGTTTCCTGACATTGGATAATCAGTCATGATGGAGCACTAGCTTTTCTCTCAGTCACATTCGGACTGTGACTTGGTGGCATTCTCTAGTTTGATGGAGTTAACAAGTACCCAAGTAACATATTTAGGATGAGTTATtccacagatgctgagactctttAAATAGCCTCTAATCTCGCAGTACAGCTTTTCTTTGGGACCTGGTAATCCACTCTACGGGAATTAATGGGGTTTGGTTTCCCAATGCTCTGATCTGCTTGACTGTAATTGCTAAGTTGCTCTGGGCCTTTGAGCTCAGCCCGAGCCTCTGCTGCTCCCATTTAGAACTCAGTGGTTGAGCTCCTCCAGGCTGGCAATTCTCGGCAGTGTGCTGGCTCAGTACACACTGACTACATGCAGCTCCAGTGGCGAGCATGTGCCTGGTACAGGGCTGCCACAGTGGCCTCCAGCTACTTCTGGCTTCTTACTTGTTCGTGTAAATAGTTTTCTCTGGAGCAAAGCCGTCTGTTTAGATGCCACCCATCCGCTTTTATTCTCCCGTGGCAGAGTGAAGTAGTTGTTCCAGAGAAGCATGGCCCGGAAAGTCAGAAGTAGATACCATCTTCTCCACTGCCCATTCAGTTTGATCTGAAAACGTCTGTGGATATGTGCACCTCTGTAAATGCCCATGGAGGCCTTGGtgctggctcccctggaactggagttagaggtggttgtgatcATCCTGATGTGGGTCCTAGCATCCAAAAGCTAATCCTCCACAAGGAGAGTACACACTCTTGTCCAGTGAGCCATCCGTAGTTCCCCAGTAATCCCCCTTATACAGGGTGATTTTGTGACTGGTAGACTTTGAGGCCCTTTCCACTGACTGTCAGTGTTTTCTTGCATTGTGTAATGATAAAAGGGTTCCATTTACACCAGACCTGCCCTGGCTCTCCGCCTGCCGAGTACAGAGGTGATCAGTCTGTCTCAACGCTCTGGTACCAGGAAGGC
This window of the Acomys russatus chromosome 1, mAcoRus1.1, whole genome shotgun sequence genome carries:
- the E2f6 gene encoding transcription factor E2F6, which produces MSQQRPARRLPSLLVDPAQETVRRRCRDPINVESLLPSKIRINLEENVQYVSMRKALKVKRPRFDVSLVYLTRKFMDLVRSAPGGILDLNKVATKLGVRKRRVYDITNVLDGIELVEKKSKNHIRWIGSDLNDFGAVPKQKKLQAELSDLTVMEDALDKLIKDCAQQLLELTDDKENERLAYVTYQDIHSIQAFHEQIVIAVKAPEETRLDVPAPREDSITVHIRSTKGPIDVYLCEVEQNHSNGKRTDGVRASPSKSRHPECPEKEDKPPQ